The following is a genomic window from Rutidosis leptorrhynchoides isolate AG116_Rl617_1_P2 chromosome 8, CSIRO_AGI_Rlap_v1, whole genome shotgun sequence.
tgttttatattttacatactagacacgagtacttaaactattttatatgtgtgggttagataacggcacaaagattccccttagttcggtaacgtttagtcattggtttatgaaccggtgaacgcgaatcttagatatggatccatagggtttgacatccctactcgggctagtcgcgctagcattcattgggtgtttaatactttgtctatttcaacgcactcgccaagtgtacttttagggggtgatatatatattactttgttaagttagttaccgcgtgcccacggttaagcatatacttttcatactgttttgaatacaaaaatctcgtggtctacattattttattgtttacaataaaactatagctcaccaatattcgtgttgatctttttagcatgttttattctcaggtaactaagacgTTTATGCATCCGCTGTactctgcattgttagagatgtctcctaatcatggactttttattttgcattcactacttattTTGTATTCAaaccatggttttgtaatgacctaagtgtcacgtacTATTGTTAATACTTGGTATCCGTAGAAGCATgttacttttgtaaaacatttattgaTGGAAAacattatctttttatgaatgcaaaaccttgttttaaaatagcatatagtgttataccgtgtaatggacctgttgttgatgattcgtaccatagaggttttggacggggcatcacaaCTTCATCAATTCGATGTGAAGAATGCTTTCCTTCACGGTGAATCAAAAGAAGAAGTGTATATGGAAGCTCCACCAGGATTTGCGGGAGACTTCAACAAtagggaagtttgtcgacttaaaaaatCTTTATACGGGCTAAAACAATCTCCACGGGCATGGTTTGGGAAATTTACGTTATTTATGAGAAAATATGATTTCAAACAAAGTAATTCGGATCATACTCTATTCTTAAAAATAAAAGGAaacctgattacatgtttaataatttatgttgaagatatgataataacaggaaatgataaagatgaaatttctaacttaaaatcAAATCTGttcaaagaatttgaaatgaaagatttaaGCAAACTCAAATACTTCTTGGGGATTGAAGTATTAAGCAACCGACAGGTTATTTGCCAAaagaaatatattcttgatttcctcgcagaaacaggtatgattgaCTGCAAACCTGGTGATACTCCTATGATTCCGAATCAAAAGCTGTATATGGAAGATGAAGTTGACCTTGTTGATAAAGGGCAATAtcaaaggatggtgggaaaacttATCTACCTCACTCATACTCGACCTAATATAGCACATGGAGTTGGGGTggtgagtcaattcatgcatcaaccacaagttcatcatatggaagctgtaatgagaatcatcagataCTTAAAGAAGACAGCGGATCATGGAGTTGTTTTTAAAGGAAATGGACATTTAAAGACTCAGATATACACTGATGCGagttgggctggagaaaaagggATAGAAAATCTACATCCGGATTCTTCACACTCGTCGGGGGTAATTTAGTATCAtggagaagtaagaaacaaaaggttgtttcACTTTCTAGTGCTGAGTCAGAATTTCGAGGGATAGCAAAGGGGGTAGTCGAAGCCTTATGGATCAAAAAGTTGTTAATAGAAATTGGTTTTCTGTAACACCCTGatttaacaccctgattttttttataacACAACGGAGTATTTACATAATTACCAAAACAACCTTAGTTaatatttacaaaccatagttaataAATCAACTTAGTTAACATTCCAAAAGCAACGGTGTTACATAAAACAGTACAAAGAGAAAACATCAGAGTTTAGctcgtagtcaaacatgtcttctaacccGTCTGTAACACCcttctaaccagcagtacctaaacctgcaatgggtggaaatgtgggggaattagcacaactgctaagtgaatggatactatctaacagaccaagcataagcaactgaacatgcaagggtcacagaTAATGCTAACGTTCTGAACTAGTATACAAcagcaactgacaatatgaggaccaGTGGCTTGTATGAgtacacgacttagctgatcaggctacagtataccgatagtccgctttactaaatccactgcataaccgtccagacgcaacacatgcgtccttctatgctatactgaacaatcagtaacatcaagaCCCTACCAGGCTACCACAATCGACCTCAcaccaaccctaccttgccgcctcggtgggttcccaaccttgccgcctcggttggtcaactaacagtgcgcacataagatcacagataatcagtcatgcaatcgttctaactagCATGGTAATATCTAACAACGCATGGTATTCATACAGGGCATAAACATAaaagtaaagagtctgaacaagtagcgtgtcacctacttaatactctatccaaaGATAGACCCACTTActaaataccagcaactagctcagataatctattacTGAgcagcttccttatccttatcacttgaacataaggtaaatcaagttagtttctgtccgatagcacaaaacagcacagtataataaattagtaacaaaagtgtcactaaaagtccacctaacacttaagcattttcagaatttacatcctgattatcataagtcacacggacagcataacggctagacatcAACACTTAGTGAAATATTCTGCtcacaaagacactcggtcgactgactcacacagtcggtcgactgtgtccacacactcggtcgagtgtcctcTCGCACGGTTGACTGAGTATAATAAGCCATCTGGTCAGAACTCAgacacactcgatcgagtgtgtcactcaaccagtcgatcgtctacacagtcggtcgagtgtcaggagacactcggccgagtgtgttcatatgatgaggaagatgaacacagctacgggtttaacccaaaattcgccatttcttgctctagagctcgtttcttacctcaaaactgaccaaatcaagtacACTAAACATCACTAAGCATAAACCtacaagattttgacacaaacaacatcaaaatcaaccaatttgacaCTAAAACTCACTTTAACAAAACCTAACACAAAAAtctcattttctcaaagattaaagcttgaCACACTTTAATTCTTACCTCAAAAGATTCAGTAAACTTTAAGGAACAAGATGATACAaaagatttgagctctagaacaccaaTTGAGAATCTAGGGTTTGGTGGTGAGGATGAAGAAGGTACGGTTTGTTTGGTAAGAAAATTCTAGAGAGattgagaaatgagagaaaaagagcTGCACTATACACTTaattgtgttaaaacacaataccccacgacacacgagtatttaccaattatctgataactttcgtacttaatttgactgccctaacggagtccaaattaaataaacaaacatgttctgtgacccttgtcataaactggtcttaaccaaataataaaataatataaactattcaactaaaataaaagcataattaaccacacaattatgcctaagggcaaaatagtcatcttacatctaagcccTGTCTGAGGATGTTAAATTTTCCACCAAAGGAAGCTATTCAAATCCTCTACGACAATGAAGCAGCTATTGCCATCTCAGAAAATCCTGTTCAGCATGATTGTACTAAACATGTGGAAATTGATCGACATTTTATCCGTGAAAAATTAGATGATGAAATTATCTCTCTCCCGTCTATCAGATCAGAAGATCAATTAGCTGATATCCTCACCAAATCCGTTAATGGAAGATTATTTAGTGATGTTCTTGACAAGTTGAACATTGGTaatcccactattcaacttgagggggagtgttagactGCAGCAACAACAACAAAGTCAGAAAGTCAAATTACCTTTTTTGATAATTTGACTTTTGGGATCAGAAAGTCTAACTCATCACTTCCCAATTGCAACAAGTCACTAGCAGCCATAGTAAAGGGTCCATCAACTGCATTTTTTCCTTATTTATCAATGGGGGTTCCAAAAGTGATTATTGGAGCCATCCCATTATAGAATTAGCTATTAAACCACTTAGTGTATAAAACACTTGTTTCATGTAAATAAAGAATTCAATTCAGCttgtaataaaattatcattaatacaaACGATCAAATTCTTACAAATTATCAAATTCACCCTTTGTGATGGCTTCTTGCACCCCTTTGATTTCCCACTTATTTCCCTTACCAAAACCAACTTCTATCTTCATGATATCCTTCCGAAAATTTCCCGTGATGGTGCCGGAATATCATTCAAGCCTAATCAGAACCTAGTTCTCGTTCGCCAATGTTCTCCGACCTTCCTAATTCATTCGAAGACGCATATTAAGCTAGATCCGGTCAGGGCCCTTCCGACGGAGCTCCGGTAGCAGGAAACCATTTTCTCCCTGGTGTACACTATAATGAGGGTGTTAATATTTTACCGGTCGTTTAGAGAATTCATGTTCTCTTCACATGATTGAAACAGTTTTTGGCAATGTAGGCCCATTAATCGAAATAAAGTTTTGGCCAATGAAGAGGTACACTTTTGTTGCCTATTCTGATCAATTGTTAGCCTCTAAGGCTGCTGTCACCATGAACAGTTCAAAGGTGTTTGGACGGCCCATCTTTATGGGTTGGCCAATACGCTGATCTAACTGTCACTCTTTTGCCCAAAACCATGGCAAGCTATGTCAAAGCTTCGTTGCAATTTATCACTGAACAATCGTGTTGAGGACCTCTTGGATTTGAGTGTTTTGGTGGTGGACTCACTACCATTTTCTGATATTAAGCTATAATCTTTTTAAAATAAGCACAAGGTGTTGTTGAAAAATGGGTCATTTTTAAAATAAGCACAAGGTTAGTTGTGTGAGAAAAATGGGTCATTTTGGGTGCATCCTTATTTTTTTCCGATCTAGACAGTTTTAGCTAAATATTGGCTATCGTCGTTGTTGAATTTGTCCTTGTTTCTCCCTTCAAAGACTTGGCTCGAAAGTTTTTTCGTTTGGTGTAGGTGGAGGTCAAGGGCATACCGATTCTCATTACTTTTTTTTAAAAGGCAAGCCCCCAAAGCGTAGCAGGTGGGGATTGAACCTGGGTCCCTTTGGAATTTTCCAAGCATCTTACCACCAAGCCACTCCTTGGGGTTCCGATTTCTCATTACTCAGAAGACAACATTTCGAAGGTTGCCTCTCTTTTTGGTGAGGTTATTTTGATCGTCAAATCGTCTTCTAGTCTTGGTAACGTTAAACATATTCAAGACTTTGTTGAAGTGGATTTGGATGATGAGGTATATTTGGTTACCCATCTTTGGGTTAACAAAATTTGTGCTTCGCCGGAATCAAACAACGTTTTATCCGTTGTCTTTCCTGGGGATCTTTTGTCCATTCAAATGGCATTGTTATGGTGGGGCACTCATTCTATGTGCAACAAATCGAAAAGGTTCGAGAAGCATTGGTTGTCGAAAGTTGTGGGACCGATGTCGAAGTAGATGGTGCTGCTACTATTGAAGATGGAAGTGGAAGGTTGGAAGATGATGTTGATGCGGTTGAAGATGTTATGGCGGAAGATATAGATGAAGCACGTGTCGGGTTAGTCTTTGGTAGCGTTGATGTTAATTTGGTTGATGGTCCAAATCATTCTAGTTCTAAGCTTACTGTTTTAACGTCTAATGTATTTGAAGATTGTGACACTCAAACTCTTGAGCCTCCTGTTGTTAAATTTGTTGAGAGGGGGTTTTAAACAAGGTTTAATAGTAAGGATGCTCAATTGAAGGGCGTATGGGCTGATTTTATTAGCCAGGATCAAGTGGTTGTTAGCAAAGATATAATTCGTAAGAAGGATGCTCATTTCAAGGTTCCTGTTGTTGTTTCCAATTCGATTTGTGGCACTGAGTTTGAACTAAGTTTTGGTTTGGGTAAATGCCATTTTCGTGGTAATCCATGTGCTAACTCCAATAGTGGTGTGGCCGATCCCATTGGTTTGAATGAGGGCAACTCAGTAGGTGGTGGGACTGTCTATAATGAAAGTGTTCACGAACCGGTACCTTCATCAAAATTCATAGTTGGATGCTATTAGAAATGCGATGTACGTTAAAGAGAAGACTCATGCTGTGAATATGGTTTTGCCAAATGAAGTGGTTTTGGATGATACGATCACTAGTATTCAATTTGGCTCTCAGAAGAAAGGAGTACACGATGCAGGTCCGACCAAATCTCCTATTAGTGGTCCATGTTTTGATTCGGCTAAATCATCAAAGATAACGAATTTAGAGAAGTGTTCAACTAATGCTTATAGGTGTGAGGCGTTGGGTGAGACATCCATACATGAAACATCTTCACCAAAGTGTGTGGCGGTTGCTCCAATGGAGTCTCGCAATTTTTCGAATCCTAAAATGGTTAATGGTAAGCTTATAGGTTCGAAGCAATCAAGAAATGAATATCGGAGTTACGAAGAATTTTCATAAGTCTTGGGGAAGTATTCTGGTCCATGTCAATATAAAAAACGTCGAGGATGAGAATGCAAGGAGGTTCGTGACATGGAATAATTTATGGTGTGTTGTACAGGTTCATTACGATGAATATTTTGTTCATGTATTGTCTTTGGTCCCTTGCGTTTGTGACACTCATTTAGGTAGTTTTTAGTTTAGACTGATGTTGgatttggttgcatgtttggttgtgtTGCTTTTTTTATTGTTACGGTAGGCTCGATCGTAAATAGCGGTTAGGCTTTCGTTTTCTAGTGTCGAGCCTTCCATTATCATGTTGTATCTTTGTTCGGTTCATTAATCTTTTGATGAATTAACATTTGTTTATAGTATTAATTATTTTAGCCAAATAAATTACGAAGAATTATTTAATATTGGTCAGGTGGATACAAGATGGTGATTTTAATTCCCTCCATCTTAAACTTTAGAACCCTAATTTCGTTGTTCGCAGCCTCATACCTTCATCACCTCGTCGGAGATTCGGCTGGcctccttttcttcttcttctaccTCCTCCTCTTTCCCTTCGCTCTCTCCTTTTACCTCCGctctaaatttcaaaatttttcgaTCACTCACGTTCTCCCTTCCATTCCCGTTCGCAGGCGGAGAACACTTAGGCGTTCTATGTTTTCAGCATGGTGGAAGCATTTTTCAAAAACCGAAAATTATTTTTCAAATTCAGTTTGATTTTAAATGGTTTAGATTCAGTTTCGTAACAGTTTCAAAGTAAATATTGAACATCCATGATTTACTCTCTTTTCTAAACTTTACATGATTTTATCTTTTCGTAAACTTTTTAAAAGTTACGACCTTCTGATTATTCGTCCAATTCAAAAATAGCTATAATATCTTGAAGTTCGTGGGTAAAGTTCTAGAGTATAAAAATCGAATTTTCCTGAATCTCTTTTTGTAAACTTTACCAAAGTTACCGAATGAAGCTACGCGTAATTAGAACATCATAAAAATATGCGAGTTTGACCCTTGAAGAAATTGAGAGATGATGTAAGTTGAGGGTGTGAAATTACATTTTTGAGAGTAGGGGTGGCGTTTTTTGGTTGTCAAACGACCAAATGTTGGTCTTCTTTTAGTATTATAAGGAAAATATATACCAAAAAATTAAATTGAACCAATAttcaaaagtaaaatcataaaaataaGATATGTTAAAAACAATAAGTAGGCATTCAAACATGATGAAAACAAGGACAATATATCCAAGAAACATGTGTTGTTTGACATATGCAATGTCACTAATTAAGCATTCAAACATGATGCAAAACACCCTTCAAAACATCCAACCCTTCAACTGATATAGTTCTTCGTTTATACGACCTCGGGATCTCAATCTTCGGTGGTGGGTCCGATGAGAAACAAACAACAACAACCGTTAAATTGTCACAACTATTCCTTTTCAAAGCTTCACTAACAAGCTCCCGCGAACACTTTCTAGGATCATTATGAACCATAAGTTCTTTCCTAACAATTGTGACCGCGTACTGGCTACTCATCACGTCCCACAAACCATCACACCCGATTATCAAGAACTCATCTTCTTCGGTTAAAGTTAACTCTTTTAACTCAGGTTCAGCACTTAACGGTCCATCTGAACCTTTTGGTCCTTTCATGTGCCAATCTCCTAATGCACGTGCAACTGACAGTTGACCGTCTAGGTAACCGTCATAAATCACACCTCCAAGTTTTTCTATCCTGTTTTTTTCAGAAGTGCAGCTTGGTTTATGGTCGATTGAAAGCTCGATTGCTCGTCCACGTTTGCCAAGTACAGCCCTCGAGTCACCGGCATTTGCAATTATCATATTTCTGTTAGTTAACATTGTCACAAAACCAACAAATAAGTTATAAGGGCTACTATATAAACTATAAATGGTATAAACAAGTGATCTCTGATACTGGTCAACTTATGCTGACCCAAGATCCTTTATGTCCATTTTCTAAAAGCTTCTGCCGTAACATTTTGTATCTTTATTATAAAGTACTTTCTATCAATTGCACATAAATAATATGGTTACACTACAATAAAAATTTCACTTTTTAACACTTCGATTATTCTTGACGCCATGTTTTTAACACCTTTAGTGTCACAAAGTTTTAGACACTTAAAAGCGTTAAAAAAGAATAAAGCTAATAACACTTAATAAACGTCAGAAAGTTAACTCTTAAAAGAGTCAAAAATGAAAAATCTAATAACTTGAATCAAAAGGTTTTTGAAGTTGTTTGTGGCTTTTTCTAGCTGCTCGCTACCGAAGTTCcatgtttatttttatatattatactgTTAAAGAAAGTAAAAGAGTTTTAGATGCTTAACATTTATAAGCGTGAAATTTATATGTCTCACTTCTAAGCGtgaaaagttaatttaaaaattgtcATAAACTATAAAATTAGTTGAAGTGTTACTACTACTGACACATTTGAACCATTTcttttaaatataattttttattttttgtattaCACCCTAAAGACTTAAAGATATAACATAATCTGAACCAATGTACTACATTAACAGTAAATGGGTCAAAACTACCACCTTTAACAATGGCAATTTAAATTGTACACAATAATTGAACCAAGTTTCTTACCGGCCTAAAATAAGGACTGTCAACGCAGTGGTTCCAGATGAGTTATCCAACGAATTAGTATCTGCTAATGCATGATCTGCTTTCACAAACGCGTTCTTGACAGCTTTCATCACCCCATTTGGGAAATCGGAGTCCTCGACGATAAATTCAAGAATGTTTCTTCTTGTAAATGACGCAGCATCAATGCCACCATGTCCATCAAACACCTACATCAACATCTTTTCATAAATCATCGCCGATATCTAACTCCTTACCAATCAATAACATGTTTTATGTTGTTTACGAATTCTCTTAGAATACTGAATTATTATACAACATATTGAACTTCTAAAATTTGGACTAAAATGAAAAATGGCAGAGCTTATAGACGGTGACTTACACCATAAAATGCTCCAGTTAAAGGGTGATGTGATTTTGCATCTAAATGTTGTTGAAGGTCATCAATACATATAAACTCATCCTCCATATATGGTTTTGGACCAATCTCAGAACAACTTCCTGACCGGAACTCAGGTGCAAAGGTAGAGCTTTCATTCTGTGGTGATGCCGGCTCAGAATTTGCAGttaatttctatatatataaatataaattgacatAAATTTATTAGATATCCTGAAAGACCAAATATTAGTGATCCTTATTTTATAACAAACAACAACAAGACTACACATGAtaattcttatttttgtttttattataAGGACATGGTGATGGCAAATGGAATTGCAAAACAAACAACAGTAATTGCAAGCCAAATGGCAAATGGAACATTGATTCTAGAATACCATTGAATAAAGCAGGGTATCAAAACAGAATTGCAAAACAAAGAAATGGCACAACAATCAAGATATCGAGCTTCAACTTTCATACCCCCGAAACAAGGCTTAGTAAATATGTAACTAATAGCCTAATACTCTATCTATCCAATGTTCTATGTCATAAAATGGGGAAGGATTAAGTAAAAGTTACTATTTTGGAGAAAAATGCAAGGAAGATTATCGTGATGCCATGTGTCCCGATGCATTACCTTTTAGGACCTTCACAACAACAGTAATAACAATATTACACAATCCCATCATATGTGGTATGAGGGAGGTAGGATGTACACAATCATACATTTGAAACCTTATGCACCAAAATGACAAACAAGAGCATCAAAACACATGTCAACGCCATATTCTCCAGTACACTTTTTCTTATAATAATTTTGTATCCCGAGATCCATACCCATAATCATACATTCATATAAAAGATACATCAAGATTACAGAAGGCTCATGAGAAAGGGATATATTTACTCACCAAATTAGAGGTGTCAACCAATAACGCCTCGCTAATACAATGTCTAACGGGCGGTGGACCATTTCTTGGAGGCTTATTAAACTTTGGTTGGCTCATATTAT
Proteins encoded in this region:
- the LOC139862173 gene encoding probable protein phosphatase 2C 47 encodes the protein MGPETDVWPHCTSLDHTYSRECMPAMIEDEDPEDLDNMSQPKFNKPPRNGPPPVRHCISEALLVDTSNLKLTANSEPASPQNESSTFAPEFRSGSCSEIGPKPYMEDEFICIDDLQQHLDAKSHHPLTGAFYGVFDGHGGIDAASFTRRNILEFIVEDSDFPNGVMKAVKNAFVKADHALADTNSLDNSSGTTALTVLILGRNMIIANAGDSRAVLGKRGRAIELSIDHKPSCTSEKNRIEKLGGVIYDGYLDGQLSVARALGDWHMKGPKGSDGPLSAEPELKELTLTEEDEFLIIGCDGLWDVMSSQYAVTIVRKELMVHNDPRKCSRELVSEALKRNSCDNLTVVVVCFSSDPPPKIEIPRSYKRRTISVEGLDVLKGVLHHV